From Micromonas commoda chromosome 3, complete sequence, a single genomic window includes:
- a CDS encoding predicted protein, with product MADVTRPETVATATRGARAVFFACTAPANGEPDLVDRKGLVDVARACIENNVSRLVVISGAGVTKTSSPAYGFLNAFGGRMDAKLAGEDELRETYRAAAAAGRTKGDVASYTIVRPSGLLDGRGKGVRALAVNQGDEAAGFIDRVDAAETAVEASMNPNCARVTFEVYEAGTAVPTRNLSVADILSDPILRTVASVVTGSAFKGRGEGGAGDESRARATLRERRGGDWSTLLSNLEPDA from the coding sequence ATGGCCGACGTCACGCGGCCAgagacggtggcgacggcgacgaggggcgcgagggcggtgtTCTTCGCGTGCACAGCCCCGGCCAACGGCGAGCCCGACCTCGTCGATCGGAAGGGGttggtcgacgtcgcgcgcgcgtgcatcgAAAACAACGTGAGCAGGCTCGTGGTCatctccggcgcgggggtcacGAAGACGTCCTCCCCCGCGTACGGTTTCCTAAACGCGTTCGGAGGTCGCATggacgccaagctcgcggggGAGGACGAGCTTCGAGAGACATACCgagcagccgcggcggcgggaagaacgaagggcgacgtcgcgtcgtacACGATCGTGCGTCCCAGCGGCCTGCTCGACGGCCGCGGTaagggcgtccgcgcgctggcggtgaACCaaggcgacgaggcggctgGCTTCatcgatcgcgtcgacgcggcggagacggcggtggaAGCGTCCATGAACCCAAACTGCGCTCGCGTCACCTTCGAGGTGTACGAAGCGGGCACGGCTGTGCCCACGCGGAacctctccgtcgcggacatACTCAGCGACCCTATACTTCGAACGGTCGCGTCCGTGGTGACGGGCTCGGCGTTCAAAGGGAGGGGGGAAGGCGGGGCCGGGGATGagtcgagggcgagggcgacgcttcgggaacgacgcggcggcgactggtCGACGCTCCTCTCCAACCTCGAGCCCGACGCTTAA
- a CDS encoding predicted protein, with protein sequence KPLGSGQFAEVYKAVDEQDPTGKKKEVAIKIEREDKTSSREMRALRDLQGCKGVAKFVDSGSKKASPFIVMELMKANLADVRSKIPGQRYAKATTGWIGAQMVDILRGIHERGYVHRDVKPSNVTLGGNPSRDDAGPSTRTLCLIDMGLAKKFETTSTPANTGPGAFRGSTTYASMFAHAGDEQGPRDDAWSLLYMLAECHEGTLPWRALKAS encoded by the coding sequence AAGCCCCTCGGCAGCGGCCAGTTCGCGGAGGTGTAcaaggcggtggacgagcaGGACCCAACGGGGAAAAAGAAGGAAGTGGCGATCAagatcgagcgcgaggacaagacgtcctcgcgcgagATGAGGGCGCTCAGGGACCTGCAGGGTTGCAAGGGCGTCGCGAAATTCGTGGACTCCGGCAGTAAGAAGGCGTCGCCGTTCATCGTCATGGAGCTGATGAAGGCTAacctcgcggacgtgcgGTCGAAGATCCCGGGGCAGAGGTACGCCAAGGCGACGACCGGGTGGATCGGCGCGCAGATGGTGGACATCCTCCGGGGGATCCACGAGAGAGGGTACGTGCACAGGGACGTCAAGCCCAGCAACGTGACCCTCGGCGGGAACCCatcccgcgacgacgccggaccCTCCACGCGGACCCTCTGCCTCATCGACATGGGCCTCGCGAAAAAGTTtgagacgacgtcgacgcccgcgaacACGGGCCCGGGCGCGTTCAGGGGCAGCACCACGTACGCGTCGATGTTCGCgcacgccggggacgagcaAGGACCACGGGATGACGCGTGGAGCCTCCTCTACATGCTCGCGGAGTGCCACGAGGGGACGCTGCCGTGGAGGGCGTTGaaggcgtcg
- a CDS encoding predicted protein yields MFGYDPLSRSVITGSAHSVTACDWLRLIVYPQLVSYGSVIRWVPKKSNRPLFWSDPVQKKNFQACFHRFAQKRSRHAPVRGEEGFPTGDRMLAKRDLGVILLALLGVYFSLQNEGVVSFQRAWHVPGDALGEDDFDADPISHRAKDAHAPRPVFFDLNGDGRNEVIVASSSEPEIRIASPPAGKREAPGVSSDRDSRLEGSGRSVRDDDDDEYAWRDGWIPARTVASASLMPSNVRVAAGRRAVALAAGHIDPPVAKDASVKKTNKGVVVVVTAAWHVLCFDHNLKLMWENSLQAEFPRHARVAEVAVLVSNATMFEGDRGSVVVGGRVELGDLDSDDEDPLEEELAHEDMMLGHRGGRRVAPDDLADANEVLHGRGRKGKGVGVDRSRHFNYYAFDGATGSTRWKHESEDFHRDLDGLADRLTPQHNYRLTAQASSGHHYGEVACRDFRESVVVNALPHAWREREDTALRLAHFRHHRTAKGARVSKVGSGRRPAVGAAGGAEGAEHTNPVARALAGAINAAWRGNGAPPAPDRRGGRGHSPDGQIGAKHRAPPNVIVAHQEGGVEVIHLYSGKTLCKMAMPPGGLHADINGDGVVDHVQAHGSEGVDAGGHPVTGADGKPAPDCWAQATSGVPVREHLFGGSVCRGSAGVVRHGSGHFKGEPGGGYVSNRAVQIVAPAQLRRGEEKIVRSLRRAVKDVVFLNSRGEVTCYGHDGTRRWQQRTDASWAPGDPGVVASLASFPLRVGGASEVVLAGGATHAALLTPSGYRLNAFKLPGKPVAALLVVDVDGDGLNDVVARTKDGDVYAWRQRSHPGLAPFTFLLGALAVAVAAAFVTQMSTTDEAGRIVRSTDVDEHESAKDSPDTHRTRMTAGRALVRHLRAARGITSLRAGASGAFARLSPHPAHAPWTTPRQNGGHDHLECFAGPGSGVSRARGFSAGPSEKKGDDAAGEGDDVKVDAHPAEPEAKSEVTVMRPSMWIIPSLMYRALRARLDMWWVRVMVDPHFDEREFLTGAIGAHEVVLKNFAANDMRALGAMLTDRALAAFRDAFIEADRGNVTLNVDVERNENPIIVELSIRINDDVPDARAEEVMERVRASISSYGGAAGMGGSTRGGENDGSDSARFDAGEDDLLRLRVGVRFNSRELWTMTDKVSGRKSYSMDLRGHTFYFGRALPRFLPATAPLTSPWMLEDVK; encoded by the exons ATGTTCGGTTACG ACCCGCTATCTCGTAGTGTTATTACTGGGTCAGCGCATAGCGTAACGGCCTGTGATTGGCTGCGCTTGATTGTCTATCCACAACTCGTCAGTTATGGTTCCGTTATTCGATGGGTCCCAAAAAAAAGCAACCGACCACTTTTCTGGTCGGACCCCGTCCAAAAAAAAAATTTCCAAGCATGTTTCCACCGCTTCGCGCAGAAGAGATCGCGGCACGCACCCGTGCGTGGAGAGGAGGGCTTCCCGACCGGAGATAGGATGCTGGCGAAGCGCGACCTCGGAGTGATACTCCTCGCGTTACTCGGGGTGTACTTCTCCCTCCAGAACGAGGGCGTGGTCTCGTTCCAACGCGCGTGGCACGTCCCGGGTGACGCGTTGGGTGAGGACGACTTCGACGCTGATCCGATATCGCACCGCGCCAAGGACGCGCACGCCCCGAGGCCCGTGTTCTTCGACCTgaacggcgacggtcgcaacgaggtcatcgtcgcgtcTAGCTCTGAGCCCGAGATCCGcatcgcgtccccgcccgccgggAAGAGGGAGGCGCCCGGAGTCTCGTCAGACCGAGATTCGCGGCTCGAGGGTTCGGGGCGATCCgtgagggacgacgacgacgacgagtacgcGTGGAGGGACGGATGGATCCCCGCGCGGACCGTCGCATCCGCCAGCCTGATGCCCTCGaacgtgcgcgtcgccgcgggcaggcgcgcggtcgcactcgccgcggggcacatcgacccgcccgtcgcgaaggaTGCGTCTGTGAAAAAAACCAAcaagggcgtcgtcgtcgtcgtcaccgccgcgtggcACGTCCTGTGCTTCGACCACAACCTCAAGCTCATGTGGGAGAACTCACTCCAAGCCGAGTTTCCGAGGcatgcgcgcgtcgcggaggtggccgTGCTCGTCAGCAACGCCACCATGTTCGAGGGCGACAGGGgaagcgtcgtcgtcggcggcagaGTCGAACTCGGCGACTTGgattcggacgacgaggatcccctcgaggaggagctggcgCACGAGGACATGATGCTGGGGCACAGGGGCGGACGCAGGGTCGCGCCGGACGATCTGGCCGACGCCAACGAGGTCCTCCACGGGCGCGGCAGGAAGGGgaagggcgtcggcgtggacagGAGCCGGCACTTCAACTACTACGCCTTCGACGGAGCCAccgggtcgacgcggtggaaaCACGAGTCGGAGGACTTTCACAGGGATCTGGACGGCCTCGCGGACCGTCTGACGCCGCAGCACAACTACAGGCTCACGGCGCAGGCGTCGAGCGGGCACCACTACGGCGAGGTGGCGTGCAGGGACTTTCGGGAGAGCGTGGTGGTCAACGCGTTGCCGCACGCGTGGCGGGAGCGCGAAGACACCGCGCTCCGGCTGGCGCACTTTCGACACCACCGAACGGCAAAGGGAGCGAGGGTTTCCAAGGTGGGATCcgggcgccgcccggcggttggcgcggcgggaggtgccgagggtgccgagcaCACcaaccccgtcgcgcgcgccctcgccggggcgATCAACGCCGCGTGGCGGGGAAACGGCGCCCCCCCCGCTcccgatcgacgcggcggccgcgggcacTCGCCCGACGGCCAGATCGGCGCGAagcaccgcgcgccccccaacgtcatcgtcgcgcaccaggagggcggcgtcgaggtcatcCACCTGTACAGCGGGAAGACCCTGTGCAAGATGGCCATGCCCCCCGGCGGCCTGCACGCGGACATaaacggcgacggggtcgtGGACCACGTGCAGGCGCACGGTTCGGAGGGAGTCGACGCGGGTGGGCAcccggtgacgggcgcggacggcaaACCCGCGCCCGACTGCTGGGCGCAGGCCACGTCGGGGGTACCCGTGCGCGAACACCTGTTCGGGGGAAGCGTGTGCAGGGGAagcgcgggggtggtgaGGCACGGGAGCGGCCACTTCAAGGGggaacccggcggcggatacGTGTCCAACCGAGCGGTTCAGATCGTCGCCCCGGCGCAGCTTCGCAGGGGGGAGGAAAAGATCGTGCGATCCCTGCGCAGGGCGGTGAAGGACGTGGTGTTTTTGAACAGCAGGGGCGAGGTGACGTGCTACGGGCACGACGGCACCAGGCGGTGGCAGCAGCGCACGGACGCTTCGTGGGCGCCTGGGgacccgggcgtcgtcgccagcctgGCGTCTTTTCCACTCCGGgtgggcggcgcctccgaggtggtgctcgcgggtggggcgacgcacgcggcgctgctcACGCCCTCGGGGTACAGGCTGAACGCGTTCAAGCTCCCGGGTaagcccgtcgcggcgctgctcgtcgtggacgtggacggggacgggttGAACGACGTGGTGGCTCGGACCAAAGACGGGGACGTGTACGCGTGGCGGCAGCGGAGTCACCCGGGTCTGGCGCCGTTCACGTTTTTGCTCGGGGcgctggcggtggcggtggcggcggcgttcgtgaCGCAGATGTCCacgacggacgaggcggggCGGATCGTGCGGTCgacggacgtggacgagcaCGAATCGGCCAAGGATAG CCCCGACACGCACCGCACGCGCATGACCGCGGGTCGCGCCCTGGTTCGTcacctgcgcgccgcgcggggcatcacgagcctccgcgcgggcgcttcCGGTGCGTTCGCTCGTCTCTCGCCGCATCCCGCGCACGccccgtggacgacgccccgccaAAACGGCGGTCATGACCACCTCGAGTGTTTTGCGGGTCCCGGGTCGggcgtctcccgcgcgcgcgggttcagCGCGGGTCCCTCGGAGAAGaaaggcgacgacgccgcgggcgagggtgacgacgtcaaggtggacgcgcatcccgccgagcccgaggccaAATCCGAAGTCACCGTAATGCGACCGTCCATGTGGATCATACCTTCGCTCATGTACCGAGCTTTACGCGCGAGGCTGGATATGTGGTGGGTTCGTGTGATGGTGGATCCGCACTTCGACGAACGCGAGTTCCTCaccggcgccatcggcgcccACGAGGTGGTGCTGAAAAActtcgccgcgaacgacatGAGGGCGCTGGGCGCCATGCTCACCgatcgcgccctcgccgccttccgGGACGCGTTCATCGAGGCGGATCGCGGCAACGTCACGTTGAACGTCGACGTGGAACGAAACGAGAACCCCATCATCGTGGAGCTGTCGATACGGATAAACGACGACGTgccggacgcgcgggcggaggaggtgatggagcgcgtgcgcgccagCATCAGCTcgtacggcggcgccgccgggatggGGGGTTCcacgcggggcggcgagaaTGACGGCTCCGACTCGGCTCGGTTCGACGCGGGTGAGGACGATTTGCTCAGGCTGCGGGTCGGGGTGAGGTTCAACAGCCGGGAGCTGTGGACGATGACGGACAAGGTGAGCGGGCGTAAGTCGTACAGCATGGACCTTCGGGGGCACACGTTCTATTTCGGGAGGGCGCTGCCGAGGTTCctgcccgcgacggcgccgctgaCGAGCCCGTGGATGCTCGAGGATGTCAAGTGA